From Montipora foliosa isolate CH-2021 chromosome 6, ASM3666993v2, whole genome shotgun sequence, a single genomic window includes:
- the LOC138008459 gene encoding uncharacterized protein — MLSLRASKDTNAEPPAKQKSTGRDEKPTDSQSHITRSKANCQKNKTNLHEPTSTVPLAGYRICDFGKLQKDLDKCQFCDQGPLSLFNVMAEKKFGISSTFAIQCSICSQTNHISTSKQHRAGSRGPKAFDANTRVALAALDNGIGFSHVNSILTALDIPNMTRKTYKVREREVGKIAEGVAKATCKVMFDKECELVKENGGTVDTDGLLPLSVSYDMGWSKRGRAHNSLTGHGAVMGSLTGKALDFTTRNKFCRTCQSASQTGGNPKPHDCRVNHQTSSKSMEPLGAVELFKRAPVQSNNPAKYAVFIGDDDCSTLSKIREEVVYHVEKWSDTVHAKQTLINHLHKLKCETSFPRGESALSNKVIDYLGKCFSYSVAQNAGNTDGMQKAIRLIVPHAFGNHEHCLESWCGYKQDPTSYKHRDLPFGKDLVGESLKRSLEEVFEIYSSENVIKKLAHNASSQRNESLNSTIGSKNPKIRFYGGSESADQRVACSVAQKNMGKQYLLNVLQSANINPGCTMTSQVSKMDYERKQDQLRKQSKDFKKKRKQLRNVRSSKDSRLESRDGTVYESGSTLSLDPEVIIAASIQKAEIYQFEQQVPQFCFRKPRRYLTFNPGFEYNFVIYDTETNCGGKKAELVELSAFCHGTGDSFTKFVLPQHDINIYVSNINKFRIASFGNERVLHRNGFALQTVSLPECLLSFANFLKSTSATIKNATSKPVKILLIGHNANAFDTPLLIRSIAKYTETEPKFKELDLLFADSLVLIRHLLKENNQLLRKTDGSIPKVNLRDIYKCLFQREFDNSHQGLADVMALDKVLFQSKLELTTEQIVNNSNTMILSTVQEDVQYLDKAHERLLTFNNRLYDDSDNSIIKKSLAKKLADSGLSFSDLRKLYSSTGPRGVAALLANPPSTSKGKSPRGTKCCITLQKIINFLKTLT; from the exons ATGCTTTCCTTACGTGCGAGTAAGGATACAAATGCCGAACCTCCAGCGAAACAAAAAAGCACTGGAAGAGACGAGAAACCAACAGATAGCCAG AGCCACATCACCAGGAGCAAGGCCAATTGCCAAAAGAACAAGACTAATCTTCATGAACCTACTTCAACAGTGCCCTTGGCAGGATACAGAATTTGTGACTTTGGAAAACTTCAAAAAGATCTTGACAAATGCCAATTCTGTGACCAAG GACCACTTTCTTTGTTCAATGTTATGGCTGAAAAGAAGTTTGGTATTTCAAGCACTTTTGCTATTCAGTGCAGTATCTGTTCCCAGACAAACCACATTTCAACCAGCAAACAACACCGTGCAGGTTCCAGGGGACCCAAAGCATTTGATGCCAACACAAGAGTAGCTTTAGCTGCACTTGACAACGGTATTGGTTTTTCCCATGTCAACTCAATCTTAACAGCCCTTGACATACCAAATATGACTAGGAAAACATACAAGGTAAGAGAGCGCGAGGTTGGGAAGATAGCGGAAGGGGTGGCAAAGGCAACATGCAAAGTGATGTTTGATAAGGAATGTGAACTGGTGAAGGAAAACGGCGGCACTGTGGATACTGATGGTCTCTTACCCTTGTCTGTATCATATGACATGGGATGGTCCAAACGAGGTCGTGCACACAATTCCCTGACAGGTCATGGTGCGGTAATGGGCTCATTAACTGGGAAAGCACTGGACTTTACAACTAGAAACAAATTCTGTCGAACATGCCAGTCTGCCAGTCAAACTGGAGGCAATCCTAAACCTCATGATTGCAGAGTTAACCATCAAACATCATCAAAATCAATGGAACCCCTAGGTGCAGTTGAATTATTTAAGAGAGCACCAGTACAGAGCAACAACCCTGCAAAGTATGCAGTGTTTATTGGTGATGATGATTGCTCAACACTGTCAAAAATAAGAGAAGAAGTTGTTTATCATGTGGAAAAATGGTCTGATACTGTGCATGCTAAGCAAACATTAATTAACCATTTGCACAAATTGAAATGTGAAACATCGTTCCCCCGGGGTGAATCAGCATTATCAAACAAAGTCATAGATTACTTAGGAAAATGTTTCAGCTATAGTGTAGCACAGAATGCAGGGAACACCGATGGTATGCAAAAGGCAATAAGGTTAATTGTTCCTCATGCCTTTGGGAATCACGAACACTGCTTAGAATCCTGGTGTGGGTACAAACAAGACCCAACAAGCTACAAACACAGGGACTTACCCTTTGGTAAAGATCTTGTAGGAGAAAGCCTGAAAAGATCACTGGAagaagtttttgaaatttatagTAGTGAAAATGTCATCAAGAAGCTAGCACACAATGCATCTTCACAAAGAAATGAAAGCCTGAACAGTACTATAGGTTCCAAAAACCCCAAAATACGTTTTTATGGAGGTAGCGAGAGTGCCGACCAGAGAGTGGCATGTTCTGTTGCACAGAAAAATATGGGTAAACAATATCTCTTGAATGTTTTGCAATCAGCAAATATTAACCCGGGGTGCACCATGACAAGTCAGGTTTCGAAAATGGATTATGAAAGGAAGCAAGACCAACTTCGGAAACAAAGCAAGGATTTCAAGAAAAAGCGAAAGCAGCTTAGAAATGTGCGTTCTAGCAAGGACAGTAGACTTGAATCACGAGATGGAACTGTGTACGAGTCAGGCAGTACTTTATCCCTGGATCCTGAAGTAATAATTGCTGCTAGcattcaaaaagctgaaatctATCAGTTTGAACAACAAGTACCCCAGTTTTGCTTTAGGAAACCTAGAAGATACCTGACATTTAACCCTGGTTTTGAATACAACTTTGTCATTTAcgacacagaaacaaattgTGGTGGCAAAAAAGCCGAGCTCGTCGAATTATCTGCTTTTTGTCACGGCACTGGCGATTCGTTTACGAAATTTGTCTTGCCTCAACATGATATTAATATATATGTAAGTAATATCAACAAGTTTCGCATTGCATCGTTCGGCAATGAACGCGTACTCCACAGAAATGGTTTCGCTTTACAAACCGTTTCTCTTCCAGAATGTTTACTGTCTTTCGCTAACTTCCTGAAATCCACAAGTGCCACAATCAAAAACGCAACATCAAAACCTGTAAAAATATTGCTCATAGGACACAACGCAAATGCATTTGACACACCATTGCTCATACGAAGCATCGCCAAGTATACAGAAACGGAACCCAAATTCAAAGAACTGGACTTGCTATTCGCGGACAGTTTAGTCTTGATCAGGCATCTTCTAAAGGAAAACAACCAGTTGCTCCGTAAAACAGATGGATCGATTCCAAAAGTAAACCTGCGAGATATCTACAAGTGTCTATTTCAGAGAGAATTTGATAATTCCCATCAAGGCTTAGCCGATGTCATGGCTTTAGACAAAGTGTTGTTTCAGTCAAAACTCGAATTGACAACAGAACAAATCGTGAACAAcagtaacacgatgattctgtcAACAGTCCAGGAAGATGTCCAGTATCTTGACAAAGCCCACGAAAGACTTCTCACGTTCAACAACAGGCTCTACGACGACTCTGATAATTCAATCATCAAGAAAAGTCTTGCTAAAAAACTTGCAGACTCTGGTTTGTCATTTTCTGACTTGAGGAAACTGTATTCGTCGACTGGACCACGAGGTGTCGCTGCTCTGCTGGCAAATCCGCCTTCGACATCCAAAGGAAAATCGCCACGAGGTACCAAGTGCTGCATAACATTGCAGAAGATAATCAACTTCCTCAAGACATTAACTTGA